TCTCAAGAATGTTTGCGTCCTTGACAAATTGCAGGTAGCCGAACGAGCCAAACGCCCCCCAAAGGACGCCAAGAAGTGTACCGAGGACAATCGCGAGGGGGCGCGAGGTCTTTCCCCAACCCAGGTCGGCCATCGTCCTATGATTCCGACTCATCCACATGCGGACGATTCCAAACACTACGGATACAGTAATCAGGAAAAGACCCATTTCCAAGGCGGCGGCAGACTGGATGTCCCGTGTCTTAACGAGATAGGCGCCGACTGGACCGAAAAGCGGCCCGACAATGAGAACCAACAGGAGGGCGAGAACGAGAAGGAACGAGCGGCTTTCCAGCTATTCGCCCTCCATCATGATGTTGACGCTGCCGACGCCGCAGGTGATCTTCAAATCGAGCTTCGGGCCCATTGAGGTTGTAAAGTCGGCGCTTGCGTATGCTCCGCCCTCGGTCGATTTGAAATTGCCGGGGATGTGCAGTCCGCCTATGCCCTGGCTGATCCTGATCCGCGTCGGAATGCCCGGCTTTACAACGATGGTGGATTCGCCGACGCCGAGCGAAATATTGGCGTCCATGTCCTGCGTCAGAGGTTCGCCGTTGAAGCCGAGGTGCACCCTGCCGGTTCCTCCCGACAGCCGGAGCGCGGCGGAGTTCGTGTTTAACAGTCCACTTACACGTATTTCTCCGGAGCCACATCGAAATTCCACTTTGTCGGCGCGCTGAGGGTTCGGTGCATCGAAGGTGACTTGCGTTTTTCCGCTGCCGCTCTCGATCAGCGCGCTCGTGAGCGGCAGACCGCCAAGAGCCAACTCTCCGCTTACGATCCCTTTGGCGACGTTCAATGAATACGGCCGCGCCGTACCCAATTTCAGGTTCCAGTCGTTCCTGCGATCCGCGACGATGGGCCCGAGCGGGAGATTGTGAAGTTGCCTCACGACGACCGTGCCGCCTTCGACGTTGATGGCGGGCGCCCATTCCTGAATATCGTAGGTCGCCGTGCCTTCAACAAGCTTTTCGTTCCCAACGGAAACGATCAACGTACCAATGCCGATTTCCAACCGGAGCTTGATCGGCTCAATCGTCGGGAAATCAGCGGATATCGCGTCCGTTCGCGGGTCAATCTGAGTGAAACTGAGGTTTGTCGAGACAACGCGAAGCAAGTTGTCGAGGGATCTGCCAATCTCTTCGAACACTGTAGTGCCTCCTTGCTACACGCTAGAGCCGAATATAATTGATGTGATGATTTCAGGATAGGTAGGACAAAGACGCATACGCAACAGAAAAGTTGGTTCTCACTAACCTCTTAATTGCAGGGTTCGAATTCTGTGGTTCTCGCTATCCCCGATGTAAAGCGTATTCCCCTGAATAAACACACCATGCGGCCGGGCGAATTTGCACATCAGGGGATCGCCGTCCGGGCCGTCGCCGCGTTGGCCGGTGCCGGCGATCGTCGTGATCGTTCCCTGCTTGAGATCGATTCTGCGGATGACGTGATTCTCGGTGTCCGCGATATAAAGCATGCCGTCCGAAAACGCCACGCCCTTCGGACCGTTGAGAGGGTTTCCCGGCGCTCCAAATTTCGCATTTAACGCCGGCCCGCCGTCGCCGGAATAACCCAGTTCGCCGGTGCCCGCAATCCGTTTCAGACGGCGGCGGGCCACATCGATGCTGAATACTTTGTTGCCTTCGCGCAGGATGAGATACATCGTGCCGTCGGGCGCGATCTCGATGGAGCGCGGGCCCGCGACAGGCGTGCCGTCGAGCGGCGCCTCATCCGGCGCGTTTCCGCGTTCTCCGGTGCCCGCGAATGTGCTGATCGTTCCGGCTTTCGGATCGATCCGCCGTACGCGGTTATTCATGATGTCGCAAATGTAGACATTGTCGGCGCGATCGAGCGCAATACTGTGAGGCTGCGCGAGCTGTGCCTGGTTTGCCGGTCCGCCATCGCCGCTGAATCCGCGCATCCCGGTGCCGGCCGCGGTCGAAATAACTTTCGACTTCATGTCGATGTACCGCACGACGTGGTTATCCCGTTCGGCCACGAAGATGTTGCCTTTACTGTCGAAGCGGACCTCATGAGGGGCATTCATCTGCGCCGCGGCCGCCGGCCCGCCGTCGCCGGAATATCCGGCCTTGCCCGTTCCCGCGATCACCGAAATCGCTTTGGTGCCGAAGTCATAACGCAAGACGCGGTGGCTGCCAAAATCGGCCCAATAAAGCCCACGGTCCGGACCGATGACCAGTCCGAATGGATTGTTCGCGGGATCATTGGCGCCCATTCCCAGAAGCGTGCTTATTCGAGGTTGAGGGCCCTGGGGCCGAAGAAACAGCAGAGCTGCAAACTGCAGAAATTCACGGCGCGTATTCATGCGGGTATTCTATATCTGCTATGGTTATGTGTGAATGGAGCAGATCTTACGGGCGATTTTGACGAGCCGGGTTTACGAAGTCGCGCGGGAAACATCACTCGACGCGGCGCCCCGGCTTTCGAAACGGGTCGGCAACAACGTCTGGCTGAAACGCGAGGACCAGCAGCCGGTATTCAGCTTCAAAATCCGCGGCGCCTATAACCGCATCGCGCGCCTCTCCCAGGCCGAGCGCGCCGTCGGCGTCATCACAGCGAGCGCCGGAAACCATGCGCAGGGCGTCGCGCTTTCGGCGAAGCATCTCGGGATCCGCGCCGTCATCGTGATGCCGAAAACGACGCCGGAGATCAAAATCGAGGCGGTTAAGGCCCTCGATGCCGAAGTGGTTCTGGCCGGCGATCACTACTCCGAAGCGCAGGTCCATTGCGACCGCCTGGCTGAAGAGACCGGCCTGACTTTCGTGCATCCATTCGACGATCCGTTTGTCATCGCGGGCCAGGGCACCGTCGCGGATGAGATCGTGCGCCAGCATCCCCGCGACCTTGCCGCGATCTTTGTGCCGATCGGTGGAGGAGGGCTGATCTCCGGCATCGGCGCTTATGTGAAGTCGGTGGTCCCCGAAGTGAAAGTGATTGGCGTGGAACCCGTGGATTCCGATGCGATGAGCCGCGCGCTCAGAGCAGGAAAACCCGTCAGCCTGGACAATCCGGGCTTGTTTGCGGATGGCGTGGCGGTACGCCAGGTGGGCAATCAGACTTTTTCGATCGTCAAGCAGACCGTCGACGAGATCGTCACCGTCAACAATGACGAAATCTGCGCCGCGATCAAAGACATTTTCGACGACACCCGAACGATCGTAGAGCCTGCGGGCGCTCTGGCCGTGGCAGGAATGAAATCATATAGCTCGCGCAAGCAAGTCCGCGGCAACGACTTTGTCGCACTGCTCAGCGGCGCGAACATGAATTTCGATCGTCTGCGGTTCGTCGCGGAGCGGGCCGAGTTGGGTGAATCGAGGGAAGCGCTCTTTGCGGTGACGATCCCCGAGAGACCAGGGTCGTTCCGTCAATTCTGCGCAGCGCTGGGACGGCGAGTCATCACAGAGTTCAACTACCGGCTGAACGATCGCCAGCGCGCCGATGTGTTTGTCGGTGTGAGCGTCGGCAGCCGCGACGATGCAACCCGGTTGAAGACGGAACTCGTCCAGCAGGGTTACGAGACGGCGGACCTCACCGACAATGAACTCGCCAAGCTGCACATCCGGTACATGGTCGGCGGCCATGCACTGGGCGTCAAACGAGAGCGGCTTTGCCGTTTCGAATTTCCGGAGCGTCCCGGCGCTCTGCTGCAATTTCTGGACACGATCGGCGGCAAATGGAACATCAGTCTGTTTCATTACCGCAATCATGGTTCGGACTTTGGCCGCGTTCTGGCCGCCCTCGAGGTGCCTCCCGATCAGGACGACGCGTTCGACCGGTTCCTTCGCGAGCTCGGCTACCGGTTCCAGATCGAGGACGCCAATGATGCCTACAGCCGATTCCTCGAGCCGACCGTCGAACGCTGAAGCCCGGATATGAGCATCCCTGCCTCGGAATATCAGGCTCTGCTTGAGGTCTCCGAATCCATCACCCTTCATAGCGATCTGCCGGCGCTGTTCCACGATCTGTTCCAGCGGCTGCCGCGACTGGTGAGCTTCGATTCGCTTTCGCTTATCCTTCACAATCCCGAACGCAATACCATGCGCGTTCATATCGTCGAGATGGAAGGGAGTGCCCGGGTCGACGTGGTGGAGCGGATGGTCGCAGATTCTCCCAGCGGCTTTGCCTGGGAGACCCAGCAGCCGCTCGTGGTGGCGGATACGGGACAGGACGAGCGCTTCCCCGAAGCCATGGCGAGCTTCCGTTCGGCTGGAATCAAGTCCTTCTGCATTTTGCCGCTGACGACGGCGCATCGCCGTCTCGGCAGTCTCGCTTTCGGAAATAAACGCCACGACGCCTACGGAAAAGCCGATCTCGAATTCTTCCGCCTGGTCGCGCGGCAGGTGGCTGTCGCCGTCGACA
This DNA window, taken from Terriglobia bacterium, encodes the following:
- the ilvA gene encoding threonine ammonia-lyase, biosynthetic — encoded protein: MEQILRAILTSRVYEVARETSLDAAPRLSKRVGNNVWLKREDQQPVFSFKIRGAYNRIARLSQAERAVGVITASAGNHAQGVALSAKHLGIRAVIVMPKTTPEIKIEAVKALDAEVVLAGDHYSEAQVHCDRLAEETGLTFVHPFDDPFVIAGQGTVADEIVRQHPRDLAAIFVPIGGGGLISGIGAYVKSVVPEVKVIGVEPVDSDAMSRALRAGKPVSLDNPGLFADGVAVRQVGNQTFSIVKQTVDEIVTVNNDEICAAIKDIFDDTRTIVEPAGALAVAGMKSYSSRKQVRGNDFVALLSGANMNFDRLRFVAERAELGESREALFAVTIPERPGSFRQFCAALGRRVITEFNYRLNDRQRADVFVGVSVGSRDDATRLKTELVQQGYETADLTDNELAKLHIRYMVGGHALGVKRERLCRFEFPERPGALLQFLDTIGGKWNISLFHYRNHGSDFGRVLAALEVPPDQDDAFDRFLRELGYRFQIEDANDAYSRFLEPTVER
- a CDS encoding toast rack family protein; amino-acid sequence: MFEEIGRSLDNLLRVVSTNLSFTQIDPRTDAISADFPTIEPIKLRLEIGIGTLIVSVGNEKLVEGTATYDIQEWAPAINVEGGTVVVRQLHNLPLGPIVADRRNDWNLKLGTARPYSLNVAKGIVSGELALGGLPLTSALIESGSGKTQVTFDAPNPQRADKVEFRCGSGEIRVSGLLNTNSAALRLSGGTGRVHLGFNGEPLTQDMDANISLGVGESTIVVKPGIPTRIRISQGIGGLHIPGNFKSTEGGAYASADFTTSMGPKLDLKITCGVGSVNIMMEGE